From Corticium candelabrum chromosome 13, ooCorCand1.1, whole genome shotgun sequence, a single genomic window includes:
- the LOC134189193 gene encoding rho GTPase-activating protein 39-like, translating into MSQSSWREVVDPETRKVMFVNIETGECAWKLPEGETSIVSSSSDWWEFIDEKSKRHYYYQWESGKCQWRRPKHGNIVFMAKLQDQSFSKTDEDIQASGKTQKKPLPPKPKPYFSSASKNPKNASGTVGVQSLSVVSFVLT; encoded by the exons ATGTCACAAAG CTCATGGAGGGAGGTTGTCGACCCTGAGACAAGAAAGGTGATGTTTGTAAATATTGAAACGGGAGAATGCGCTTGGAAGCTACCTGAAGGCGAAACATC CATAGTCAGCTCTTCCAGTGACTGGTGGGAATTCATTGACGAAAAGTCAAAACGTCACTATTACTACCAGTGGGAAAGTGGCAAATGTCAGTGGCGAAGACCCAAACATGGAAATATTGTATTTATGGCAAAACTGCAG GATCAATCATTTTCCAAGACTGATGAAGACATCCAA GCAAGTGGCAAAACACAGAAGAAACCACTACCACCAAAACCAAAACCCTACTTCAGTTCCGCATCCAAAAATCCAAAGAATGCTTCTGGTACTGTTGGAGTACAATCACTATCAGTTGTAAGTTTTGTTCTCACATAA
- the LOC134189192 gene encoding uncharacterized protein LOC134189192 — MVRALTALQNSSEDFVLMNIPPMSNGITSMNSVVAMAIGTLKVARVCGEIKELGIICARVGLSARKQITFCAPLGGQEASHCQQELLRLIDRLGPSNQSGLTKKEIDRLPCKKLMKADDLSNTDQRNCVICLTDFKKGQNLRVLPCSHRFHKPCIDKWLKVILLIRER; from the exons ATGGTCAGAGCACTTACAGCACTACAAAACTCTTCAGAAGACTTTGTGTTGATGAATATACCACCAATGTCCAATG GCATAACAAGTATGAATTCTGTGGTTGCTATGGCAATAGGCACATTGAAAGTAGCAAGAGTATGTGGAGAGATAAAA gAATTAGGAATCATTTGTGCACGAGTAGGATTATCTGCTAGGAAACAGATCACTTTTTGTGCACCCTTAGGTGGCCAAGAGGCATCACACTGTCAACAA GAGCTTCTCCGACTGATTGATCGGTTGGGTCCCAGTAATCAAAGTGGATTGACCAAAAAGG AAATTGATCGCTTGCCGTGTAAGAAGTTGATGAAGGCAGATGACTTATCGAACACTGATCAAAG GAACTGTGTAATTTGTTTGACTGATTTTAAGAAGGGACAGAATCTTCGAGTATTACCATGCTCTCACAGATTTCATAAGCCATGCATTGACAAGTGGCTAAAGGTTATTTTGTTGATCAGGGAAAGATAA